GCGCCCGGCAGCCGCAGCCCCTCCCGCCGCTTCCTCGTTACTACAACAACCAACGGGCAACGcacccgccccgcgcgcccccacTGCGCAGGCGCTGGCAGCTCCCCGCAGTGCACAGGCGCGGCGGGCAGCCTGCCGCCACCACCTCCGCCTCCCCCAGCGTGGCGGTCGCCCGGGGCGGGGCCACAGAGAGGGGCGGGGCCTCCCCACCACCCCCCTGGGCGGTGAGGGATTCGATTGGAGGCGGCGGCCCGCGCGCCGGAGCGGCGCGCCCGCGGCCAATCGGAGCGCggggcggtggtggcggcggtgaggcgcggagccgggcggcggcagcagcccgcgggcgggagggaggaggCCGCCCAGGGCGGGGGGCGAAGCGGGACCCGGCCCCGGGGTCCCGGCCCTggtcccggggggcggcgcggccgggagcgggcggcgccggcggtgACCCCGCCTTCGTCCTTGCGGCAGGCTCCGTGCCGGTCGGGAGGATGAGCCGGTTCCTGAACGTGCTGCGCAGCTGGCTGGTGATGGTGTCGGTCATTGCCGCCGGGAACACGCTGCAGAGCTTCCGCGACCACAGCTTCCTCTCGGAGAAGCTCTACACCAGCACCCCCGGCCTCGGTAAGGCTCCCCCGCCGCGCGGGCCGGGAAGGCGCCTTCGGCGCGGCCCTGCCTGAGCCCCCACGGCGGGAGCCGGcagcgcggcccgcccccccccccgtggccccTCAGGAGTGTCCTGCATCGTCTGTGGTTTTGGACCACCCACCCTCGTGTGTGACCCCATGGGGGACCAATACAGCTCTGCCAATAAGCCCTCcaggctgctgcccttctgcagCTCTAGGCGGCAGAGAGCACAACACAAACAGCGATGTTACCCTGGGGATGTCTGTGTGCAGCCAGACACGGTCCCCTCCTGTCCTTTACGTGTGTAGCTTTATGTTTCGGCACAGCTACAGGAATGCTCATGCCGAAGCCTTTTGCCCACCTGGAATGCCTTGCCGTTCCCCAGTGCACACTGTCCTTGGGACTGCCctcgctttccctctctctccatttgttggcacaggctggggctggggtgggtCAGCAAGCAGGAGTATTCTTGGTCCtcatttttctccccacttctttTCACAGTGAATGGGCTCCAGGCTCGGACCTTTGGCATCTGGACCCTGCTGTCATCAGTGATTCGCTGTCTCTGTGCTATTGACATCCGTAATAAGACGTACGTAAAGGATCATGAGAGTAATCCTTCATTTTGCCTGCTAGTCACAACCTGAACAGTTATCTTAGAGGGCAGCTCAGATGAGGTGTGGAATCAAAAGCTGTTCCTGAACTTTCTTTAAGGGTGAAAGTGTTCCTCTGAAAAACACTTAATCACAGTGGAAGATCTGTGTATTAACTGCTGCTCCCTTGGGGGAGGGCCTGCTCATTTGAGCTCTGTTTCTTAGCTCTGGCAGAAATTGATAGATCTGAGAACTTTCTGTGTCACAGACTTCTGAGCTCCAGTTTGGAAAGCATCTCTTGGTGGTATTGCTGCTATGTTGACGTGAAGCATTTGGCAACACTGTGATCAGACGGATACCTGGTACCTCTTTTCCTGTGACAGCTCGGTTAAAGACTATGCAGCAGGTTGAGTGGCCCCTTGCAGTGGGTGTTTAGAGCACATGGAAGAAGGCAGTGGGTTGTCTGGGGATGAGGATAGTGTATCTCTGGCCTGAGGTGCCCCCCGTTCCTGTGCCAGATACATTGGGAGGCAGGCTGTTTCTCTTTGTGGTAACAGTAATACTGCTGAAAGGGATTTCTAAGCACAGTGACTCTATTCGGGTCTGTGGTAAACAAAGCCTGTGCTAGAGGTTGCTAGAACCTGCTGTTAAATGCTTCCAGCAGTTTTCTGTGACTGTAATCCCATCAGTTGGGAGCCATACTGGCCTGATAAGCATTAtctttctctccctgccctcacaGGCTCATATCCAGAATTCCTCAGGAGAGAGTCCCCCACACAGAAAAAGTTATTATGTCCCTGGCAGCATGTTCTTGGATTGACTAGGTTTGTCTGTGGTAAAGAGGTACAGGACCCAAGTTATTTGGTGTGTCTGTGGCTTAGGGGATGGAAGCAGTACCAATTACCATAAAGGCTATTGTTTCTTAAAAGGATTTTGTATCTTGGAGCTGTTGGACCTGCTCTCTACAGCTCTGGCCCCTAGAGGGTAGCAGAGCTTAGGTAGGAAGAATTCCTGGGTGCTGGAGCCTGGAGACAGCCAAGTCCTGCACAGTTATATAGGGTGCCGTTCCTCAGCCCTCCAGTTCTCACCCTCcttctgtgtgtgcacatgcttCTCGCTTCACATGTGCCCTACCCTTGCTTTGTCCTCTTTATTTACATTCAAAACAGATAATGGCTGTGACTTTCAATGCACCACTGAACATGCGGCTCCCATTCTGCTCTCAGCTGTTGCCCAGGGAACTTTTGGACCTCACTAGGCCAGAAAACAAGATCCATTTTCCCTCAGAGCAGCTTCCTTCTTTGATAGGAGTGTCTGCATAATTCCAGGGAGCTGGATGTCACCCTGGGCACCTGTGTAAGGGAATGTTTGAAAAGCACTAAGAAGTTCCCTCCATCTTCAGAGCCCCTTAATGCTTAAGTGCATGAAACCCTTTTGGCCTAGTGCTGTGCCTCAACTGCACTGGTCTCCCTACCCTTACTGACCTGCGGCATGTCTTATCTACCTCGTGCCTTCAGGTCTCTGGTATCTACTTAGATTACCTGAAGAAGTGCCCATCTCCTTTGAAGAACTGCTAGTAAAATGCCATGTTATGGGACAGGGGGGAGATCTGGATCATGCATAAAAGTACATCGCAGCCACCCCTAAAAATGGACGCTGGACTCAAGAAATCATGCTGGACTCTTCTGGTAAAGCTAAGTGAGTAGCAGCTTTGTTAGGTGGCTTTTCTGACTCTTTGCTGCCACAGTGAGGACAGATGGGGCAGAAGTCAGGTTCACGCCTTTTCCACTCTGCCATGCTTGTGGCCATGCTATGGGCTGTGTGATAATGCATTTCTTTCTGTTCCCCAACAGCCTCTATTACATCACACTCTTCACCTTCTTTATGGCCCTTGTTCACTTCCTCTCCGAAGTCTATATTTACCACACTGCAGCCTTGACAATTGGAGTCATGGCACCCCTCATGGTATCAAGTAAGTAGAGCTCTGCATTCCCCCCAAACTTGCCATGGAGTCACGAGCTAAGGGATggggagatgatggtgggaggggagaggtgggaatGTCTCCTTTCCAGCATTTTTTACACAACTCATTCTGCATCTCTCCCTCTCAGGTTTCTCTATCCTGGGGATGTTGATTGGGCTGCAGTACCTGGAGGTAGAAGCACTGtcacaaaacaagaagaaaaactgaagctGAATGCCTGGCGTAGGTCAGTATTGTCTCTTATCTTCGCTGACAAACTCCCACTAAAGCTCAGCTGCGGCTCACCAGGGCTCCTGTCCTACTGGCAGATCACTGTTGGACTCTTTGTCAATCATTCATTACCATGTGTTTTTTCTTGTCCAGGCAACATTTGGACTGACCGATGTCGAATGTCAAGTCCTAAAGGAGTTTATGTCAGCGCTTGCTGGGGCATTTGGTGAGACTGTCTTCCCTGAGGATAACAGGGAATGTCTCAAGTATGCCCCTTGCAGTAAGGACTTCTCTCCTGGTGCACCTGTGGGGAAGAGGTGTAGAGTGATCCAGGATCCAATGAACACTTCTGCCAGGAAAGAGACCATGTGCTGCCCCTGGCACTGCTGCATAACTTGCATGGGTGTGTTTCTCAGGGGCCATTTCTaataaatgacagaaaactgCAGGGCACCATGTCTGTCTTTTTGCTACACAGCAGTGGGGAGAGTACATAAAAATTTGGGGGCAGGTTCTGCTTCATGTTGAAGCAAATCACTCATCTCTCCTTACAGCAAACCCACCTTTCCCTGATTCCCTCCCACAAAGCACCAGGTCTGCTCACATCACACAAGCAAGTGAAGAGAGTTGTTACAGATCCCCATTTCCCAGCTTATTAGTGACAGCAAACTGCATGTATCTGTGAGCAAGGACTGAGCTATCTTTGCAGTTGCCTGTGACTACagacaagaggggaaaaaaataggaacaGGCTGCAGCAACCTAGATGAAATAATATTCAAAGTAGATGGGCAGTACACAGAAAGTGGGAAGACACCAGCAGACTCTGCTGGCTGGAAAGCCTGCACACATGAGgaagaaggcaggaaaaaaaataacataaggCAGAAAAAGAACACAACAGTAGCACTGGgcaaaaaaataatcatttttccattctgtaaaacatttcaggatttaaaaaaaaaaaaaaaaaagccagtttaaACCATATAATGTGAGTGTCATGTTTCACACATACacttgaaatgttttgctttcttacgaaaatctttatttaaaagacatttttagacCCACTGTTCTATCCCAAATTATCAAATATGGGActttaacatttttgtttcaaaagtaAAATTTCACAAGAAAGGTTTCGTCAAAAATGGTATGTCCAAGAGAGCTATTTTTATCtactttaacatttattttttcaaaattatttgtgCACAACTGCATTATTTAAGGAGGATAAGGACACCATGTCTCCATCAGGGCAGTGACTATCTGTCTGATGCTGTAAAGGAAGTAGAAGGGATATAAGGATCTATACCTGTGATCAGGAAATAACAGCATACAGAGGGGAAGTGTCTGCAAGACACAGATGCTGGTAAGTGGGCTATTCCTGTTGCCTATTAAAAAGTGGGAAGCTTCCACACTGGAGCAAATCTTCATTCCCACGTGAGTCAAACACCTCACTGTGGCAGTGCAAAACAATGCAATCCTGGCTGGCTATACCAGTATAGGACTTCACAAAAGATTTCATGTTGTGTTAAAACATGCAAGAGGCACTTTTTATCATTAGTGGTCCGTAGCCCAGGGAGCTTGTGGTTTGAATCCTGTTGCTAgtgagctgcgctgggcagggtaCAGGCTGTAGATTCAACATAAGCCCTGCAGCTAGACCGTGCCTCTAGGCAGGATGAGAGCTGGAATCTGCCCAGGATGCATACTGGTGTCTCAATTATTCCTAATAGATAGGAACATCATGGCAACCTAAAATGAATTCTAAATAGAGGTTTATCCACAAAGTGTTGCAATGGGGATAGCCACATACAGAAActggagctggcagcagcagcagcagatgtaCTGCTTTGCACTGTCTGGAGATGTGTTGAGGCTCTACCATCACCTCTGCAATGTGGAGAGCatcacaggcactgaggcagagCAATCCAGCTTCTTCACAGGCAGATCACAACTCTTCCAGGGTTGCTCACAAAGTATGCATGGTCCAGCTTCTACATTTAATGTCAAAGCTTCTCTGAAAGAGGAAACACAGGCCAGGTGCAGGGTATCATCTCGCCTGCTTGTGCTCAGTGCTAATCTGCAAATGCAGCCTCGCTTTTCTGACCATGTATGCTTCTTCCAAACATAGATGAGCTGGtgaaggggaaaaggggagaacAGTGGCTTTGCTCAAGTTTTGCTTCAAGCAGTAAGGTCTGCAAAACAGCAAGATGCAGAGATGTAACTGAAGAGAGCAACTCTCTTCTTGTTTTGCTCTTTTCCACACTTTGCAAGGGGTTTACTGGGCTCCTGCTCCGAGGCTGCCCACTGCTTTACTGCAAGCATGACAGGAGAATGGCATAGGTGGCAGAtgtgggaatggggaggagagtgcatttcccagctctgccacccctCTGTTTCACAGCTTCGATTCTTCAAGGACTATGGCATCAGTACAGGCTTCAGGCATCACTTTCTGCAAGTcagacaaagaaaaggaatattGTTAAGGTCCTGGATGGCCAGACCTGGGCTTCAGAGAGACCAGCTGGCCAGAGGCTGGCTCACTCGTGGCTTACTGCTAGTGTGCAGAAATCCCCGAAACAGAATCACCACCCTCAGAGAGCTCAAGACAAGAGTGCACCTGgctccctcttctctctctaGACCACTCTAGCACCCAGCCAAGGAGCTCTGGAACAACAGGCACAGCAAGGATCCCACTGGATCCCACCTCCCTTAGGCTACTTGCTGTAGTCTTCAAGCCTTATACACAGAAGTGTGTAAGTAAACACTTCCAAGTTTATACACAGAAGCAGGGGAACTGTACAGGCCCAGGTAACACCCCCACAGCCAGCTCACTGGAGACATATCACTGATGTGAGATGATCCTCCAAGTGGTAAAGCTGCAGGGGCAGTTCTCTGGGCAGGGGAAGAAACTGGGATCTCATCCTTCATGCCATGGGGAAGGACAGCATCTGTGCTAGCACCAGAAGGAACCTGCGTGACGTACACCCTCCAAATTTTCAGCAAGAGTCAGCACAGGAACTAactcctttctgtcctttccctgGAATATCTATGGACCTCCACAACACCCAAACAAGTTGCTGGTACAGCTCATCTTCAAGTCTCCCCATTCAGGGCTGACACCCTCTGCCCCCTACTCTTCCCTGCCCCCAGTCAGGGCTTATAGCTGGGATAATTCCACACCCAGGATGGTATAGACAAGGCCTTCAAGGTTCAGTACTCATACACCCAAAAAGCCATAAGAAATGAAAGGCAAACATACATGAGTCTTCTTCTGCACAAATCCTACGAAAGAATTAGCCTAACTACTGGAACCCTTCTACTTCCTACAACTTCCTCCCTTAAGGTGGAGAAAGTTGCAGTCATTTCCCAGAGGAAAATCAAGGAGGACCCAGCTTGCTGCCCAGTTAACACAATGCCACCCTGACCCTGGGGCAGAGTGAAACACCGCTAAAGCAGAGCAATCGCAGTTCAGCCTTCATGAGTACAGCTGGGTCATCTCCTTTGCTGAGCCCTTCAGGGGTGGTCCATGATGAGACTTGACATTCCACCCTCCCCAGGGGATTTCAGATACATCTCTTCAAGTGCTAACTCTTCACATAGAGTGAGACATCGCAGTTGTCACTGATTCAAAAGACAACATGCAGTCTCTTAAGGGTAAATGTGGAGTCTCCCACAGCCTAAGCTGTATTAACTCACTGTGGGGCAAGACTGACATCTGAGGCAGGAGTCAGAAGTGCATGGGAAAGAGATTCACACCCCCAAAGCAGTCTGAGGGAAGTTCAGGCAGCATGGAAGCGAGAGATAcaaaacagtttcatttttgagTAGCTTCTTACAcaaactgcagctgaaaaggTTTTACAGAGGTCAGCAGCAATATCCCAAAGCAGAAGAGCGAGATCAGGAAAACTTCAGAGAGATGCCTGGAGGCATAAGCCAGGAAGTGCAGAGAAAGCTCCTATCAGCACTGAGAACTGTGGAAAAAGGAGGGTTGCATGAAGTGGCACTAGAGGTAGGGGTAATAGAAAAGCTTCATGTAGGCTCTGGAAACCCCACTAGAATGCATCCCCAAAGCATGCTGGCAGTTCTGAACAGGCTCACCAAGCCTCTGGAGTCTTGACCCCACTTACCCCTCCTCAGCTCTGGAGCTACAGGAACCCAGCTTTGTAAGATCAGCAAGCCCACAGGGCTACACCATCTTAGGAAAGGAAGGCTGCAGTCACAGGTGGGGGTCAGGAACAGGGTATGGAGACGGCCTGCTGGTGGGTTTGggacaggaggaagagaaggcagcTTGCCCCACAATAAACACAGAAAGGTTGCAGGGAGGTCTTGGGAAACAGGAGACAGAGCCTACTAAGCAAAACTGAAGTTCTTTCACTGGCTACTGCTAGATGTACTTCCACTAGAGCTACAGCTTGCAAAAGACTCCAGCAAGCTAGAGAGGTTGGGTAATTGCCCTAATGCCCTAGCCAGCCTCTGAGTCACACTGTCCTTGGAATGAAAAGGCAACATGCTTTGGGGTATTCCACTGAGATCCATCAGATACATCTTTGCATCCAGACAAgcagaaaaacatcaaaaaatggAACCCTGATTCTGAGTCATAACATCTTCAGGACACGGTTGGGGGACACAGCAGAACTGCAAACCTGCTTTAAACAAATCCCTCACCATTGACCATCCAAACTCACCCACACTCATTAGTGTCTCAGCACTGCTGGTACAGTAACATTCCAGGCAAAATTTTTTAACTttattacaatgcaaaaacaaGGACAAAGCCTGAAGGCCATTTCATTCCCTACTCTCTTGCAAACAAACAATAAAGGAAGGTTTGCATGGATGCTGGAAACAAGGAGCAGATGAGTACAGGTTGTACACAGCATATACAAGCATATAATATATAACATGAATCAACTGACACTGCTGTAAAACCTTAAGGCAGAGTGCTGGATGGTTTCAGATGCACTTACAACAAAGGCAGCCCACAAAGACTTCGTATCATGTAAAAAGGACATTTGATCTAAGTGGTCCTGAGGTACAGAAAGCTAACCTGGCTGATGATCTGTGAACTGATTGTTGGAACAATTACAGCTTTGTTAGAGGACAAGGTGTTCATAGTGCCATTAGGCTAATTTAGCTCTCACTACAAGTTTAATTGCAACATCTGTTTAATTATAACTTTAAGCAGAGGAGGGCACTGATAGAAGACAAACTGCCTGTGGACACAAGGCAGGTCCTGtggggaaaatggaaaatatcctGCAGTATGAACAGTCACCAAGAGCTCTGAAAGGTGGCTGCTTAGAGGCTGCCATTGTTGGACAGAGTCAAGGCTGGTAAATGCTGACTTTGGCCCTGAGGTTATGGCTTTGTGCATTCCTCTTCTCCCTAGAGAGCCAACAGCTCAACCTGATGCTAGTCTTTCCATTTCATCACCAGAAGTCACTATTAGGTGAAAATGGAAAAACTTCCCCTGGGAGAATCAGCAAgtgtgtttttccccttttccccctctgGGTTCCTTAAGACACTGGGAAACCAGGTTGCTCCACAGTCTTACTCTGCTCCAAAGCCATTCAACAGCTGAACATAGAGTTAAAGACTTTGACAGTTTCCTACCAGATCATTTCTGGACCATACCTTACTAAGCCAGTACTCTGGATGATGGTCCCCCAGAGAGAACAATTAGCCAGCTACCTCACTCTGCCATGGGTCTCCACTGGGTCAATTCACCATCATAAACAGGGCTATGCAGTCAAAGGTGCAGCATTTCAGCAGGAAAGATGAGGCCTGCACACATCTACAACTCTGCATTCTCCAGAAGATCACACCCAATTGAGTGTCAGTCTTCTTGCAGTAGGCATAGAGCAGCATACCCAACCCTCACAGTGTCTGTTTTGCAGCTGAGATGTTAATGATAACACTGGCAGTTGTACCAAGCTGGGTCCTATACCACTCACAATGAAGGCAGTGACATAAGCTTCAGCCACCAAACAAGTCCCAGTACATCCCAATCAGGTTCGCCCAGTTCGTGCAGACAGCTTCTGGTACGCAAACAACCCAGCACACCTACCCCTGCTAAAACTGCTGCAGACTACAGTATAGAGAAAGCTTCAGGAGTGCTCAGTCTAGAGCCACATCTTTCCCTGCCCACCTAACTGCTCCACAAGTACAAAAGCATGGCTGCTTCACACTCCTGGTAGCACACACTCCAATTTCAGTAGGATTAAGGCTGTTTCTCTGCCTTTGCCTGTTAGTCTTGTTTGCTGTGGCCCATGTGATGCACATGCTTGATGAACACCAAGCAAAGCAGAGGGCAGTGTGATGAACTTGACAgagcagccagccagggcaaAGGGCAGTGAGCAGCAAAGTGTTACGCCTTAAGAAACATCTGAGAAACAACCAAGAGCCATTAAGAATTACAGGTCAGCAAGTAGAGAGTTTTATAATTTTCAGGCATCCTTATACCAAAAGGCACCAACCCAATGACTCTGGTGTTGCTAGAGGTTTTTAAACTTCCTTCATGTAACAGGCATGCACTATAGGTGTCAAAGCCAGCTCTTCTACAGAGCTCCAGGCATCACTTCCAGCCAAGAGTCTGGACTGTAAAAGTAACATCAGTGAATGCCTGCACTTCATCTCCCCAACAACTTACTGACAGTCCAGTTCTCCATCTGCTGCCCATCCATTAGGCTTGCATTAGataggggcatcttcagtgttCTTAA
This window of the Dromaius novaehollandiae isolate bDroNov1 chromosome 5, bDroNov1.hap1, whole genome shotgun sequence genome carries:
- the ERG28 gene encoding ergosterol biosynthetic protein 28 homolog; its protein translation is MSRFLNVLRSWLVMVSVIAAGNTLQSFRDHSFLSEKLYTSTPGLVNGLQARTFGIWTLLSSVIRCLCAIDIRNKTLYYITLFTFFMALVHFLSEVYIYHTAALTIGVMAPLMVSSFSILGMLIGLQYLEVEALSQNKKKN